In Fibrobacter sp. UWB2, the following are encoded in one genomic region:
- a CDS encoding response regulator yields MADEHSIPLTTNILDGVGIGLWAVEIDDGCAPRMTANSTMLKLLGLEEGVSAEDIFHAWFDNIDPEHFAEVKAYVDKMSAGEAPEIQYPWHAPDGRVRFVRCGGTRNYDYKKGVRLEGWHKDITELALIQKTTEEELRDEIKTMDLDTKRERLQSALNEKLYGKAILDKAYSYFKVNLSEGKVSRPFIQIIEGKSVDVSDSFGEDFPHYDAIIEKIADQLVDKEYRKAFVQHLSAKSLIGQVKKGDSIPEYTCRFYSPHIGWHYSRFVCYVSKNEILNEYQAMLVAYNVSEQQKQDAAIRDCIDVLYKENRSKDAIEELLATLASYYDADRAYILECDKEREFLSSTYEWCRKGVRPNKAGLQHIPLEIINPWIESVGDMDAVYLESQDDEYGVWERLYSLLPVLDIKSISVSTIASNEQRYSFLVLDNPKESQKNFAVLKLVAGFAENEINRRKRMDEDAAVTSLLASDYSCIFYCDLESDTVKAHKLNANIQKMLGDSLGEMTYDGAIDFIVSKVVSPDNADFVSKKLSIKNLKPLLQKKGITSFEFVSYSDKFCECKIVAVNKGQKAFVIGFADKDEQIRTVRMHQKKIEQDLEIIDVLASEYSSVYYIDLEKDAITPYSMNKESESLFGSRFRSGVSYSKAFDEYVDGVVWERDRRMMREAGTIENIKKELSVQKTFITTYRGNVDGRPHYCEMKFVKVGDELDSPKAVALGFAEKDDLILKDFVNDILYDDYVSIYFVNVEDNSFRTIKSSNVSWVEKRPLYSTYSTEIKKISNLVQDEYEQDWLKLSNLFYVQKFLKDADQREQEFKITSGEWLRAKFTTIERNDENEVVSFVLSFMLLSDDQVEKLELDAKIAEQNDLLEKQQVMLQKALSMAQSSDRAKTTFLSNMSHDIRTPMNAIVGFTGLAMAHIDEKEVVLDYLHKLGQSSNHLLSLINDVLDMSRIESGKMVLAENAEDLIDIINTLKDIVQADVDTKKLAFDVQMNICNSGIMCDKLRLNQVLLNVLSNAIKYTHEGGSIEMHVDEKESEKPGSALFEFRIRDNGMGMNAEFLKTIYEPFTRANSSTVSGIQGTGLGMSITKNIVEMMGGQIEIFSEENKGTEVVLDIDFVLHNKNSAGFKLPLGISNFKGKKILLVEDNEMNRQIACDILDDNGFIVSTAENGKQAVELMKNATPGQYDLVLMDVQMPVMDGFAATRAIRMLPAGYQSRIPIVAMTANAFEEDRKAALDAGMDEHISKPIDIDKMKYILSKFLKK; encoded by the coding sequence ATGGCTGATGAACACTCGATACCGTTGACGACAAATATCTTGGACGGGGTTGGCATAGGGCTTTGGGCTGTCGAAATTGACGACGGCTGTGCTCCGCGCATGACCGCGAATTCGACTATGCTCAAGTTGCTTGGGCTTGAAGAGGGTGTTTCTGCCGAAGATATTTTCCACGCCTGGTTTGATAATATCGACCCGGAACATTTTGCCGAGGTCAAGGCGTATGTCGACAAGATGAGTGCAGGCGAGGCTCCCGAAATCCAGTACCCTTGGCATGCTCCAGATGGACGTGTCCGTTTTGTCCGCTGTGGTGGTACCCGCAATTACGATTATAAGAAAGGGGTGAGGCTCGAAGGCTGGCACAAGGATATCACGGAGCTTGCGCTGATCCAGAAAACCACCGAAGAAGAGCTGCGTGACGAAATCAAGACGATGGATCTTGATACAAAGCGCGAACGCTTGCAGAGCGCGCTCAACGAAAAACTTTATGGGAAGGCGATTCTCGATAAGGCGTATAGCTATTTCAAGGTGAACTTGTCGGAGGGTAAAGTCTCTCGTCCCTTTATCCAGATTATTGAAGGAAAGTCCGTCGATGTGAGCGATTCGTTTGGCGAAGACTTCCCACATTACGATGCCATTATCGAGAAGATTGCCGACCAGCTCGTGGATAAGGAATACCGTAAGGCTTTTGTGCAGCACCTCTCGGCAAAGTCGCTTATAGGCCAGGTCAAGAAGGGTGATTCCATCCCTGAATACACTTGCCGTTTTTATTCGCCGCACATTGGTTGGCATTACAGCCGCTTTGTCTGCTACGTTTCCAAAAACGAAATCCTGAATGAATACCAGGCGATGTTGGTCGCTTATAACGTCTCGGAACAGCAGAAACAGGACGCCGCGATTCGCGATTGCATCGATGTCCTTTATAAGGAAAATCGTTCCAAGGATGCTATCGAAGAGCTGCTTGCGACGCTTGCTTCTTATTACGATGCCGACAGGGCGTACATCCTGGAATGCGACAAGGAAAGGGAATTCCTCAGTAGCACGTATGAATGGTGCCGCAAGGGTGTAAGGCCCAACAAGGCGGGGCTCCAGCATATTCCATTGGAAATCATCAATCCGTGGATTGAATCCGTGGGCGATATGGACGCCGTCTATCTCGAATCGCAGGATGATGAATACGGTGTCTGGGAAAGGCTGTACAGCTTGTTGCCGGTTCTAGATATCAAGAGCATAAGCGTTTCGACGATTGCTTCGAATGAACAGCGTTACAGCTTCCTCGTTTTGGACAACCCCAAGGAGTCGCAGAAGAACTTTGCCGTCTTGAAACTTGTGGCGGGTTTTGCCGAAAACGAAATCAACCGCAGAAAGCGCATGGACGAAGATGCCGCCGTGACTTCGCTTTTGGCTTCGGACTACTCGTGCATATTCTATTGCGATTTGGAATCGGACACGGTGAAGGCGCACAAGCTGAATGCGAACATCCAGAAGATGCTGGGCGATAGTCTTGGCGAAATGACGTATGACGGTGCCATTGATTTTATCGTGAGCAAGGTTGTTTCTCCGGATAATGCTGATTTTGTCAGTAAGAAGCTCAGCATCAAGAATCTGAAACCGCTCCTCCAGAAAAAAGGCATCACGAGTTTTGAGTTTGTGAGCTATTCGGACAAGTTCTGCGAATGCAAGATCGTTGCCGTCAACAAGGGGCAAAAAGCTTTTGTGATTGGCTTTGCCGACAAGGATGAACAGATCCGTACGGTACGTATGCATCAGAAGAAGATTGAACAGGACCTTGAAATTATCGATGTCTTGGCATCGGAATATTCTTCGGTCTATTACATCGATCTCGAGAAGGATGCCATTACGCCGTATTCGATGAACAAGGAATCGGAATCGCTGTTTGGTAGCCGTTTCCGTTCGGGCGTCTCGTATTCCAAGGCGTTTGACGAATATGTCGATGGCGTTGTCTGGGAACGCGATAGGCGGATGATGCGTGAAGCGGGCACGATAGAGAATATCAAGAAAGAACTGTCCGTGCAAAAGACGTTCATTACAACGTATCGTGGAAATGTCGATGGTCGCCCGCACTATTGTGAAATGAAGTTCGTGAAGGTGGGCGACGAACTGGATAGCCCGAAGGCGGTGGCGCTTGGCTTTGCCGAAAAGGACGATCTGATTCTCAAGGATTTTGTGAACGACATCCTTTACGATGATTACGTGTCCATTTACTTTGTGAATGTCGAGGACAATTCGTTCCGTACCATCAAGTCTTCAAATGTCTCCTGGGTCGAGAAGCGCCCGCTGTACAGCACCTATTCTACCGAGATTAAGAAAATCAGCAATCTTGTCCAGGACGAGTATGAACAGGATTGGCTCAAGCTTTCGAACTTGTTCTACGTGCAGAAGTTCCTCAAGGATGCGGACCAGCGCGAACAGGAATTCAAGATTACAAGTGGCGAATGGCTACGTGCAAAGTTTACGACCATTGAACGCAATGATGAAAACGAGGTCGTCTCGTTTGTGCTTTCGTTCATGCTCTTGAGCGATGACCAAGTCGAAAAGCTGGAACTTGATGCGAAGATTGCCGAGCAGAACGACTTGCTCGAAAAGCAGCAGGTGATGCTCCAGAAGGCGCTTTCGATGGCGCAGTCTTCGGACCGTGCAAAGACGACGTTCCTTTCGAACATGAGCCATGATATCCGTACGCCGATGAATGCCATTGTGGGCTTCACGGGCCTTGCGATGGCGCATATCGACGAGAAGGAGGTCGTGCTCGATTACCTGCACAAGCTTGGCCAGAGTTCTAATCACTTGCTCTCGCTCATTAACGATGTGCTGGACATGAGCCGCATTGAATCGGGCAAGATGGTACTTGCAGAAAATGCCGAAGACCTTATCGATATCATCAATACGCTCAAGGATATTGTGCAGGCCGATGTCGATACCAAGAAGCTTGCTTTCGATGTGCAGATGAATATCTGTAATTCCGGAATCATGTGCGATAAGCTCCGCTTGAATCAGGTGCTCTTGAACGTGCTCTCGAATGCCATCAAGTACACGCATGAGGGCGGTTCCATCGAGATGCATGTGGATGAGAAGGAATCTGAAAAGCCCGGGTCCGCTTTATTCGAATTCCGTATTCGTGATAACGGCATGGGCATGAATGCCGAGTTCCTGAAGACGATTTATGAACCGTTTACGCGTGCAAATTCCTCGACGGTGAGCGGAATCCAGGGAACGGGTCTTGGCATGTCCATCACCAAGAACATTGTCGAGATGATGGGCGGCCAGATTGAAATCTTCAGTGAAGAGAACAAGGGCACGGAAGTTGTTCTGGATATAGATTTTGTTCTGCATAACAAGAATAGTGCAGGGTTCAAGCTTCCTCTCGGGATTTCCAATTTTAAGGGCAAGAAGATTTTGCTTGTCGAAGACAACGAGATGAACCGCCAGATTGCATGTGATATTTTGGACGATAATGGGTTTATCGTGTCCACGGCAGAAAACGGAAAGCAGGCGGTCGAGCTTATGAAGAATGCGACCCCGGGCCAGTATGACCTTGTGCTTATGGATGTGCAGATGCCGGTGATGGACGGTTTTGCGGCAACGCGTGCTATCCGCATGCTCCCGGCGGGCTACCAGTCGCGTATTCCGATTGTCGCGATGACGGCGAACGCGTTTGAAGAAGACCGCAAGGCCGCTCTTGACGCGGGCATGGATGAGCATATATCCAAGCCGATTGACATTGACAAAATGAAGTATATTTTGTCTAAGTTCCTTAAAAAGTGA
- a CDS encoding ribose-phosphate pyrophosphokinase: MSDRFIVTGNFTDDPFAIDMAQYIGLREDISDVVSLKTFANSEFCPRYMLDMDDLEHIGKRLEGKIVLICSVSNHERSRNDYAMRNCILARAAKDNGAEQVVLVEPDLFYSAQDRGPHRIGELEKDRPDIDLKKFDGQAFTSLLYAQLLKTAGVDAVVTCHNHSIKVQNLFNEIFEGNFHNLIPTDVYAHYIKNSNFVQTGKDGNNLVIVSPDKGARPFMNAVFDALQLPECKRVVMDKVRTGEREISMTFNPELSDISIEEIEGKDVIVFDDMVRTGTTIVQCCEHIKKGNPNRVCFGVTHFHTSAEAREKLNSPAIDEILTTSTLPDIMNRDCQGRLRKKLTVLKLGKWIARHVMQMYGMDDGRFEKDFYKIDMSSKNPRWPPAFF, from the coding sequence ATGTCAGATCGTTTTATCGTGACCGGCAACTTTACCGATGATCCGTTTGCCATCGACATGGCTCAGTACATCGGCCTCCGTGAAGATATCTCCGACGTGGTCTCCCTGAAGACTTTCGCCAACTCCGAATTCTGCCCCCGCTACATGCTGGATATGGACGACTTGGAACATATCGGCAAGCGCCTGGAAGGCAAGATTGTCTTGATTTGCTCTGTTTCTAACCATGAACGTAGCCGTAACGACTACGCCATGCGTAACTGCATCCTCGCTCGCGCCGCTAAGGACAACGGTGCAGAACAGGTCGTCTTGGTTGAACCGGACCTCTTCTACAGCGCCCAGGACCGCGGCCCGCACCGCATCGGTGAACTCGAAAAGGATCGCCCGGACATCGACCTCAAGAAGTTCGACGGCCAGGCATTCACGAGCCTCCTTTACGCCCAGCTTTTGAAGACTGCTGGTGTCGATGCCGTTGTCACCTGCCACAACCACAGCATCAAGGTGCAGAACCTCTTCAACGAAATTTTCGAAGGCAACTTCCACAACTTGATCCCGACGGACGTTTACGCCCACTACATCAAGAACAGCAACTTTGTCCAGACCGGTAAGGACGGCAACAATCTCGTGATTGTCTCCCCGGACAAGGGTGCACGCCCGTTCATGAACGCCGTGTTCGACGCTCTCCAGCTCCCGGAATGCAAGCGCGTCGTTATGGACAAGGTCCGTACTGGCGAACGTGAAATCAGCATGACCTTCAACCCGGAACTCTCCGACATCAGCATCGAAGAAATCGAAGGCAAGGACGTGATCGTGTTCGACGACATGGTCCGTACCGGTACGACAATCGTGCAGTGCTGCGAACACATCAAGAAGGGCAACCCGAACCGCGTCTGCTTCGGTGTTACGCACTTCCACACCAGTGCCGAAGCCCGCGAAAAGCTCAACAGCCCGGCTATCGACGAAATCCTCACGACCTCCACGCTCCCGGATATCATGAACCGTGACTGCCAGGGCCGCCTCCGCAAGAAACTCACCGTGCTCAAGCTCGGCAAGTGGATCGCTCGCCACGTGATGCAGATGTACGGCATGGATGACGGTCGTTTCGAGAAGGACTTCTACAAGATCGATATGTCCTCGAAGAACCCGCGTTGGCCGCCTGCATTCTTCTAA
- the eno gene encoding phosphopyruvate hydratase yields the protein MAKIAKVWARQILDSRGNPSLEVDVTLDNGIVGHAAVPSGASTGEREACELRDGDKKTYLGKGTLTAVKNVNTKIAKKIVGMDPSKQTEVDDAMIELDGNRMLKNTLGANAILGVSMAVCVAAAKDAGLPLYQYIAKLHGTEKLTLPCPMCNVINGGAHSSAPIDFQEFMIAPVGAKTFSKGLQMVTEIFHALKAVLKKGGFDTTVGDEGGFAPGVAIKPAKNKFGYEIKDVMTLEKALAALKTATENAGYVFGKDIKIALDVASSEFCDKETEKEGSKAVTYTFKKSTKKTVKSADMVKLYEKLIDKYSIFSIEDGLDEADWAGWKVLTDKLGGKINLVGDDLFVTNPTIFDEGIKAGIANAILIKVNQVGSVSETLAAIKRAQVEGYAPIVSHRSGETEDTFIADLAVGTAAGQIKTGSLSRTDRVCKYNRLLRIEEELGKAAVYAGDPRKNCKAAKAPAKKAACKKGCKAK from the coding sequence ATGGCTAAAATCGCTAAAGTTTGGGCTCGTCAGATTTTGGATTCCCGTGGCAATCCGTCTCTCGAAGTCGATGTCACTCTTGACAACGGTATCGTTGGTCACGCAGCTGTTCCGAGTGGTGCTTCCACCGGTGAACGCGAAGCTTGCGAACTCCGCGACGGCGACAAGAAGACCTATCTCGGCAAGGGCACTCTCACTGCCGTGAAGAACGTCAACACCAAGATCGCTAAGAAGATCGTTGGCATGGATCCGTCCAAGCAGACTGAAGTTGATGACGCTATGATCGAACTCGACGGCAACCGCATGCTCAAGAACACGCTCGGTGCAAACGCTATCCTCGGCGTTTCCATGGCTGTTTGCGTTGCTGCTGCTAAGGATGCTGGCCTTCCGCTTTATCAGTACATTGCTAAGCTCCATGGCACTGAAAAGCTCACCCTCCCGTGCCCGATGTGCAACGTGATTAACGGTGGTGCTCACTCTTCCGCTCCGATCGACTTCCAGGAATTCATGATCGCTCCGGTTGGCGCTAAGACTTTCTCCAAGGGTCTCCAGATGGTGACTGAAATCTTCCACGCTCTTAAGGCTGTCCTCAAGAAGGGTGGTTTCGATACGACGGTTGGTGACGAAGGTGGCTTTGCTCCTGGCGTTGCTATCAAGCCGGCTAAGAACAAGTTCGGTTACGAAATCAAGGACGTGATGACCCTCGAAAAGGCTCTCGCTGCTTTGAAGACCGCTACTGAAAACGCTGGTTACGTTTTCGGCAAGGACATCAAGATCGCTCTTGACGTTGCTTCTTCCGAATTCTGCGACAAGGAAACTGAAAAGGAAGGCTCCAAGGCTGTTACCTACACGTTCAAGAAGAGCACCAAGAAGACTGTCAAGTCTGCTGACATGGTCAAGCTCTATGAAAAGCTCATCGACAAGTACTCCATCTTCTCCATTGAAGACGGTCTCGATGAAGCTGACTGGGCAGGTTGGAAGGTTCTTACCGACAAGCTCGGTGGCAAGATCAACCTCGTTGGTGACGACCTGTTCGTTACGAACCCGACCATCTTCGACGAAGGCATCAAGGCTGGCATCGCTAACGCTATCCTCATCAAGGTGAACCAGGTCGGTTCTGTTTCTGAAACCCTCGCTGCTATCAAGCGCGCTCAGGTTGAAGGCTATGCTCCGATCGTTTCTCACCGTTCTGGCGAAACCGAAGACACCTTCATTGCTGACCTCGCCGTCGGTACTGCCGCTGGCCAGATCAAGACTGGTTCCCTCTCTCGTACGGACCGCGTCTGCAAGTACAACCGCCTCCTCCGCATCGAAGAAGAACTCGGCAAGGCTGCTGTCTACGCTGGCGACCCGCGCAAGAACTGCAAGGCTGCTAAGGCCCCGGCTAAGAAGGCTGCTTGCAAGAAGGGCTGCAAGGCTAAGTAA
- a CDS encoding GntR family transcriptional regulator, producing the protein MTVEDFCKWIESVGYKDGDRLPSVREVAASSGASTFTVFRAYKKLASQGKIYAEHGNGFFWGTKPKIEASAREYETERVERLLLDAWKSGKISVDNPLPSIKDMCLSYATTLGTMRRTLEQLRAKGTLERKGQGRYYFASARVTSETTEILLIMRCNPNGDFNCLGERELSFMQKVYVEAHRNNLNVKALGYYEEEGAFLDANGNRIKLEECRDCFGAVVSTMLVFDINKLFAKLATTRFPVAVWWEHPLYDIPRALKKEKRFAFFNLAFGEFPGRIVGRFLKKKGLTRIAFVSPYHMSMWSRDRLKGLKNVGFEVFEATDASHASPYDFMQEPRAHARYRQILMSLVKKIPPVDAWVVSNDRVGVELISLANQGKILHPPYMVSFDNSTDSYRNRLDSFEFNVETLAEQSVFHLVSPGITLYKKGDFRELSGHVVEK; encoded by the coding sequence ATGACAGTCGAAGATTTTTGCAAGTGGATTGAATCTGTTGGCTATAAGGATGGGGATCGGCTCCCTTCCGTGCGCGAGGTGGCGGCGTCTTCGGGGGCTTCGACGTTCACCGTTTTCCGTGCATACAAGAAGCTTGCCTCTCAAGGGAAAATTTATGCGGAACATGGCAATGGATTTTTTTGGGGGACGAAGCCTAAAATCGAGGCCTCTGCACGCGAGTACGAAACAGAACGCGTAGAGCGTTTATTGTTGGATGCTTGGAAATCGGGAAAAATTTCGGTCGATAATCCGCTTCCATCAATCAAGGACATGTGTCTGTCTTATGCGACTACTTTGGGGACAATGCGGCGTACGCTGGAGCAGCTCCGTGCGAAAGGGACTCTAGAACGCAAGGGGCAAGGGCGATATTATTTTGCTAGTGCACGGGTGACTTCTGAAACGACGGAAATTCTCCTGATTATGCGTTGTAACCCTAACGGGGATTTTAATTGCCTTGGCGAACGTGAACTTTCGTTTATGCAGAAAGTCTATGTGGAGGCGCATCGCAATAACTTAAATGTCAAGGCGCTTGGCTATTACGAAGAAGAGGGCGCATTTTTGGATGCAAACGGCAACCGCATCAAGCTGGAAGAATGCCGAGACTGCTTTGGAGCCGTTGTCTCGACGATGCTTGTATTCGATATCAATAAGTTGTTTGCAAAACTTGCGACAACGCGTTTCCCTGTGGCAGTGTGGTGGGAACATCCGCTGTACGACATTCCGCGTGCGCTAAAAAAAGAAAAGCGATTTGCGTTTTTCAACCTCGCTTTTGGTGAATTTCCGGGGCGCATTGTCGGGCGCTTTTTGAAGAAAAAAGGCTTGACGCGAATTGCCTTTGTTTCGCCTTACCACATGAGCATGTGGTCGAGGGACCGCTTGAAAGGTCTCAAGAATGTGGGGTTTGAGGTGTTCGAAGCGACTGATGCCTCGCATGCGAGCCCTTATGACTTTATGCAGGAACCGCGTGCACATGCCCGTTATAGACAAATTTTAATGTCGCTCGTGAAAAAAATCCCGCCTGTGGATGCGTGGGTTGTTTCTAACGACAGGGTCGGTGTCGAGCTTATTTCGCTTGCGAACCAGGGCAAGATTTTGCACCCGCCTTACATGGTTTCGTTCGACAACTCTACGGATAGCTACCGCAACCGCCTGGATTCTTTCGAGTTCAACGTGGAAACGCTTGCTGAACAGTCTGTGTTTCACTTGGTTTCGCCGGGTATTACCTTGTATAAAAAAGGCGATTTCCGTGAGCTATCAGGGCATGTTGTAGAGAAATAA
- a CDS encoding glycoside hydrolase family 26 protein translates to MTALAFQVGAWVGGPGQYPQPTQENVQAFQDLQGTHIDLISYFALFDINDWNATEEYANVAKDNGSTLVVTWMANGYNAQDLVDGKADEYIRDYAKGVKGYGEEIWLRPLHEANGDWYDWGVGKAGAGNTDANVAEAFRHIVKIFKEEGVTNVKWVWTTNASNSGKGSTLTGNYPGDEYVDYISIDGYNWGKCQSWSSWQTFSQVFKKAYNALANINKPLFIAEISSSELGGNKAEWITDMFEHFATDFSRVFAVMWFSQSKEDNEGDWALNTSQAAVDAWKAGIAKMKALDSSTSIKPAGRAARSSFRQQDGKLYMQTDKALKASVVQFDYQGRVLWQSQVQHFTAGVHAIDAPKASTRSIYKLSVKR, encoded by the coding sequence ATGACCGCTTTAGCATTCCAAGTCGGCGCCTGGGTCGGTGGCCCCGGCCAATACCCGCAGCCCACTCAAGAAAACGTGCAGGCATTCCAGGATTTGCAGGGCACGCATATCGACCTCATCAGCTATTTTGCGCTCTTCGACATCAACGATTGGAACGCAACCGAAGAGTACGCAAACGTCGCGAAAGACAACGGCTCCACGCTTGTGGTGACCTGGATGGCAAACGGCTACAACGCGCAAGATTTGGTGGACGGCAAGGCCGATGAATATATCCGCGACTACGCCAAGGGTGTTAAAGGCTATGGCGAAGAAATCTGGCTCAGGCCGCTCCATGAAGCGAACGGCGACTGGTACGACTGGGGTGTAGGCAAGGCTGGCGCCGGCAACACCGATGCAAATGTCGCCGAAGCATTCCGCCATATCGTGAAAATTTTCAAAGAAGAAGGCGTAACAAACGTCAAATGGGTCTGGACAACGAACGCTTCGAACTCAGGAAAGGGTTCCACGCTTACGGGCAACTACCCTGGCGACGAATACGTGGACTACATTTCCATTGACGGCTACAACTGGGGCAAATGCCAAAGCTGGTCTAGCTGGCAGACGTTCTCGCAGGTGTTCAAGAAGGCATACAACGCACTCGCGAACATCAACAAGCCGCTCTTCATTGCTGAAATTTCCAGCTCCGAACTCGGCGGTAACAAGGCCGAATGGATTACAGACATGTTCGAGCACTTTGCTACAGACTTCTCCCGCGTATTTGCGGTGATGTGGTTCAGCCAGAGCAAGGAAGATAACGAAGGCGACTGGGCGCTCAACACTTCGCAGGCTGCAGTTGATGCATGGAAAGCAGGCATCGCGAAGATGAAGGCCTTGGACAGCAGCACCTCCATCAAACCAGCCGGGAGGGCCGCCCGCAGCTCCTTTCGCCAGCAAGACGGCAAGCTCTACATGCAGACCGACAAAGCATTAAAGGCAAGCGTCGTGCAGTTTGACTATCAGGGCCGCGTCCTGTGGCAGAGCCAGGTGCAGCACTTTACCGCGGGTGTGCACGCTATCGACGCCCCCAAGGCAAGCACGCGAAGCATTTACAAGTTATCCGTGAAGCGCTAA
- the rpsG gene encoding 30S ribosomal protein S7 — protein MSRRRKALHRSILPDPRFHSTLVTELVGVVLKQGKKTIAEQIVYTALDMLDKKVEGKETPLEKFELCLENIKPRVEVKSRRVGGANYQVPMEVAPDRAKALALRWLLDAARNRNEANMAERLAAELVAAKNSEGNAVRKKNDTHKMAEANKAFAHFRF, from the coding sequence ATGTCTAGAAGAAGAAAGGCTCTCCATCGCTCCATCCTCCCGGATCCGCGTTTCCACTCCACGCTCGTCACCGAACTCGTCGGTGTCGTGCTCAAGCAGGGTAAGAAGACCATCGCTGAACAGATCGTCTACACCGCTCTCGACATGCTCGACAAGAAGGTCGAAGGCAAGGAAACCCCGCTCGAAAAGTTCGAACTCTGCCTTGAAAACATCAAGCCGCGTGTCGAAGTCAAGTCCCGTCGCGTTGGTGGTGCAAACTACCAGGTCCCGATGGAAGTTGCTCCGGATCGCGCCAAGGCTCTCGCTCTCCGCTGGCTCCTCGATGCAGCTCGTAACCGCAACGAAGCCAACATGGCAGAACGTCTTGCAGCAGAACTCGTTGCCGCTAAGAACAGCGAAGGCAACGCAGTCCGCAAGAAGAACGATACGCACAAGATGGCCGAAGCCAACAAGGCTTTCGCTCACTTCCGTTTCTAA
- the rpsL gene encoding 30S ribosomal protein S12 — MPTIQQLVRNGREQISNRTASVALKSCPQKRGVCTRVYTSTPKKPNSALRKIARVRLSNKMEVTAYIPGEGHNLQEHSIVLIRGGRVKDVPGVRYHIIRGTLDTQAVNGRQNGRSKYGVKKKGAAPAKK, encoded by the coding sequence GTGCCAACTATTCAACAGCTCGTCCGCAACGGACGTGAACAGATCAGCAACAGGACCGCTTCCGTAGCTTTGAAGTCCTGCCCCCAGAAGCGCGGCGTTTGCACCCGTGTTTACACCAGCACCCCGAAGAAGCCGAACTCCGCTCTTCGTAAGATTGCCCGTGTGCGCCTTTCCAACAAGATGGAAGTTACCGCTTACATCCCGGGTGAAGGCCACAACCTCCAGGAACACTCCATCGTGCTCATCCGCGGTGGTCGTGTTAAGGATGTTCCGGGTGTTCGTTACCACATCATCCGTGGTACGCTCGATACCCAGGCAGTCAACGGCCGTCAGAACGGCCGCTCCAAGTACGGTGTTAAGAAGAAAGGTGCCGCTCCGGCCAAGAAGTAA